The genomic DNA GCCTACGATGCTGTCGTCGACCTCGAGCTGTCCGAGGAGATGGAAGACATCATCCGCCGGGAACCGAAACTGGTCTTCGCGCTGCCGATCGATCTCAACACCTATGCGCCGATGCACAACCGGGCCTTCTGCAAGGACTGGACCGGGATTCCGGAACGAGACCTTGCGGGTAACCGGGTGAAGCGCTTCTTCTGGGATCAACGTGTGCTGGTGCGCGGTGCACGGGTCGGCCTGGGCGAGGCAGCGGAACGCTTGCCGAACATGGCGACACGCGCCGACTTCCTGCGCGCCGGGTGCGATCTGCGTGAATCGCCGCAGCAGCGGGAAGCGTTCCTCGTGCAGACCTATGCCCGCGATACTGGCGAGGTGATGACCGTGATCACGGTGCCGATTTTCGTCAAAGGGCAACGCTGGGGTGCCGCACTGGTCGGATGGAAGGAAGAGGACTGAGATCCTGTGCTCAAGGACGCGCACTCTCTTGCCGAAGAAAGAGATCGAGTGCGCGCTGAGCGGTATCGATCGGTGGGAGCGTGGCCGATGAGTGCGGGATCGATCGGGAACGGGAATTTGGGAACCATGCACTCGATGCGTACGCGAGAGCGGGTGGGCATGCTCGACGGGAACGGAGTGGACGAGGCGAACTGGGTGGCGGCTCTCGATGAACTCGCGGTGGCGCTCGCCCGTGGCGACCTCCTTGCAGCGGAACAGGCGGTGATGCACCTGCCACCAGCGATGCAGACGCAGTGGAGCGGTGTGGTGGCGGCCTGGCGGGATCGGATCGCCGAACTCCTGGTCGCCGCGTCCGGCGCCGTGGCGGAAGGGCTGCGTCCAGTGCGGGCCGCCGACGAGTTCTCGCGGGCGTTCCGCGAGCAGAAGGAGCAACTGAGCCAGGCTGCGAGCGTGGCGCGGGAACTCGCCCGGGCGGTCGAGCTCGTGTTCGGAAGCGTCGGTCAGGTCTCCGACGCGGCGCGTGGGGCGGCGGAGCGCGCCGAAGCAGGTATCGGGCGAGTGGACGAGGCGTTGCGCGCGCTCGCGGACGTCGCACGCTCGGTCAGTGAATTGCAGAACCGGATCGAGGAACTCTCCAAGGCAGTTAACCCGATCACGCAGGTCCTGGGAACGATCGCGACCATCGCCAAGCAGACGAACCTCCTGGCGTTGAACGCTGCGATCGAGGCGGCGCGAGCCGGTGAACACGGACGGGGTTTCGCCGTCGTTGCCGAGGAGGTGCGGCGGCTCGCGGTCTCGACGCAAGAGGCAGTGGCAGGTATCCGGGAACAAGTACAGGCCTTGTCCGAGGGGATGCAGCGTGTCGGCGAGGCGATGGGCGTCGTTGCCGAACAGGTCGAGAACGGCGCGCTCGTCGCAGCCGGCGGTCAGGAAGCGCTCGCGTCCATTCGGAAGAGTATCGATGCAATCGTTGCCCCGCTGCACGATATCGCCTCGGCGGCAGAAGAGCAGGCCCAGTCGGTCAGTCAGCTTGCCCGGAACGTCGAATCGGTGGCGGAACTCGCTGAGTCGGTCGGGAAGCGAGCGGACGAGCTGACAGTCGGGGTCATCGAGCAGATGCAGCGGCTCCGTGCGATGCGCGAGCTGATCGCGCAGACAACGCTGACGCTTTCCGATGCGCAGCTGGTCCAGGTCGCCAAAGCGGACCATCTCCTCTGGGTACAGCGGTTGCTGGCGATGCTGCACGGCAAGGAACAGCTCCAGCCCGAGCAGGTGGCCGATTGGACGGCGTGCCGCTTGGGGCGCTGGTACTACGGACGCGGGCGCGAGCGCTACGGACACTCCAGCGTGTACCGGCAACTCGAGCAACCGCACCAGCGCTTGCACCAGACGGCTGCTGAAGCCGTGCGGGCCTGGAATCGCGGTGATCGGGAGCGGGCCCGCGAGTTGGTCGAAGAGGTCCGGCGCATCTCGAAGGACATAGTCTCGCTCCTGGAGGCGTTGCGCACGGCTTGAGGGAGTGATCCGCGAGCGCATCGCTCGCTCGTACGGTGCCGAAGGACGAAATACCCGGTCAGGTTGGCTGTGCCGCGAGTTCGGTCGCTGCTGCCATGAGCTTCGGCGACTCGATCGGGGCTCGTGGGTCGTGCGTCCGCTCGAGCAGGCAGAGTTCGAGCGAGTATTCCCACATTCGCCGTACCCGATCGAAACGGCGCTCGACGTAGGCCGTGAGAGCCGCCTCCAGGTCGCTGTGGCGGTCGAGTTCCTCAGCCAGTACGACAGCATCCTCGATCGCCATGGCACCGCCCTGTGCGGTGTGTGCGGTGAGTGTATGCGCTGCATCGCCGACGAGGACGATCTGGCCACGGTGCCACGGCTTGGGAACGAGGATCGTCTCGAAGGGTCGCAAGACCACTCTGGCTGGATCCGTCATCGCTTCAGCGAGCGCGGCCAGTGCTGGGACATGGCGATACCCGTCGAGACGCTTCCGCATCTCCTCGGCCAGCTGCTCCTCCGGATAGCGGAGTGGTTTGCCGGGCGCCCCTTCGGTGATGAATATGTACATGGCGTCCTGCGCCATCGGTGCGACACCGACCTTCGGGTCGCCCAAGTAGATCCAGCTCGCATCGAGTCCCTCGGCTCGGAAGGGAAACGCGTACCGCCAGACCATCTGGTCTTCGTAGCGCGGTGGTGGTACTTCGGGGAAAGCGAGGTGTCTCACCCGCGAGCGGAGACCGTCGGCCCCGACGACGAGATCGTACGTCGCCTGGCGGCCGTCGCTGAACTGCACGACGACGTGGTCACCCGCCTGCTCGATCCTATCGACCGTGATACCGAGGGTGACGCTGACAGCAGCTTCGCGGATCGCGGCTTGCAAGATCCGGTGGAGGACTGGGCGCGCGATACCGAGGATCGAGGGATAAGAGGTTCCGGCGATCGGCGGGGTAACGAGTTCACCGATCCGTGCACCGTTGGGGGCGAAGAGAATCGTGGACGGTGATGGGTACCCTCCCGCAATCACCCGGTCGGCGAGTCCGATAGTGTCCAGGGCGCGGAGCGCGTTGGCAGCGAGGAGGATGCCAGCCCCATAGACATCCCACTTCGGATTGATCTCGGCGATGTCGATTTCCATCGCGATGCCGCGCTCGCGGAGCGCCAGTGCCGTACACATACCAGCGATACCACCACCGACGATCAACACGCGCCCGAGTCGCATGACTTCACTCCTTTCCGCGTTGCACGGCTGGACGGTTGGCCGAGCGATCGAGATCGACCGGATCGAGGTCTCGTTCGGCAGCGCACGTGATCCGCTGCGTGCCGAGCCCGGTGACCGTCCCTTCGAGGACGTCGCCCGGACGGAGGTACCGGTTGTAGTGCGCACCATTGCCAGCTGGTGAGCCGGTGCAGATCAGGTCGCCCGGGAGGAGCTGGACATGACGCGAGATGTATTCGATGAGGCGTGCGACGTCGAAGATCATGTCGCTGGTCGATTCGTGTTGCATGACCTCACCGTTGAGGGTGAGGGTGAGCGTGAGCTTCTGGGGGTCAGGGACGAACGGTGCTGGCGTCAGGTAAGGGCCCATCGGGAGGAAACCAGGTGCGCACTTGGCAGCGAGCCAGTCCATACCCATTTCCGGGATATCTGGACGGTACACGAGATCGCGTGCCGTGATGTCGTTCACGATGACGTATCCCGCAACGTACTCGAGGGCACGTTCGCGCGGGACACGCCGGGCCGGTCGGCCGATGATCACACCCAGTTCGAGTTCCCAGTCCACTTGCGTCGATTCGGGCGGCAGGAACAGCGTTTCGTAGGGGCCGATGACGGTGGAGGGTGCTTTCAGGAAGACGAACGGCTTTCCATGCTCTGCACGCTCGTCCATCATCCGCCAGGCCCATTCGTACCGCTCTTCCGGTTTCAGGTGCGCGACGTGTGGTCCGGACTGCGCGACGACCAGCTCGACGACGTGTCGCTTGTAGTTCGCACCGGAGCAGAAGATCTGACGTGGAAGATACACGGGCGGTAAGACCTGGAGCGCTGAGACCGGTAAGAACGGAAGGTCAGCGTCTTTCCCCGCTCGGATGACCTCGACGGCTGCGAGGAGCGCTTCCAGATTTTGCGGCCAGTGATCGAGCAGCCCCAGTACACTGTGCGGTTCCCGCAGGGGCTGACCGAGCGACGCACACAATGGCTCGAGTGCAGTGACCGCGATCACCTTGTCGTCCAGAACCAGCCCAGCGAACGGCGGGCTACCAGCGGCCCGAAAGGTTCCGAGTCGAAAAGACGGTTCCGTCATACCTCTCAACTCCCTCGATCGGTCATTCCATGTCGTGGTCGCGACGCTTCTTGGGCGTAGGAAGCCATCCTGCACGGGTTGGGTGACCGATCCGGTTGCGCAGAGTGCCGATACCCTCGACCTCCAACTCGACCGTATCGCCCGGCTGGAGTTCACGCCCGAGTTCGGCACCACTGCCGAAGCCGACGGTTCCCGACCCGAGCAAGGCACCGGCAGGGAGGAGTTCGCCCGTCGAGGCCCAGGCAACGAGTTCGGCGATGCTCCACAGCATGGTGCCGCTCTGTCCTTCCGACCAGACCACGCCGTTGACGCGCGCGATCATCCGGAGGTCGAGCGAGGGTAACTCGTCGAGGGTGACGATGACTGGCCCGATGGCCGTACAGAAACTCTTCGCCTTCGGTGGGCCGAGCCGGGATTCCATCTCGCGTGCCTGGATGTCGCGGGCAGTGAAGTCGTTGAGAATCGTGAGGCCGAACACGAGGTCGAGTGCATGCTCTGGATCGACATCACGCCCGGTCTTCCCGATGACCAGGCCGAGCTCGAGTTCGTAATCCATCCCGGAGTGCGCATACGGTGGCCAGGGGACTTCCGCGTCAGGTCCCACGACGGTATGGTGGTTACCGATGTAGTGCACGGGGAGCTCGTAGAGCACTGGTGCGACCGGCTTGCCGGTCACCCGTGCCATATTCACGAAGTGCCGCTCGAAGGAGACGAAGTCCCGGTACATTGTCGGATCGAGTGGCGCCACCAGCTGTCCTCCCGGTGGAAGCAGCGCGTCGCCGCTCGTGTCCCGGCTGGCTTCGCGCAAGATGTCGAGGAACGCCTCGCCGTACTCGAATGCCTGGCTGAGGCTCTCCGGGACGAGGAGCCTGGCGAGACGCTGGGCGGCGTCCCGGGTGGCACCGCGCCGCTCGGCCTGCAGGCGCGCGAACCGGCGCACGTCGATCCAGCGTTCGGGTACGAGCGTCGAGGCCACGGCGATGCGGACTTCTGGGCCATCGGGGGTCTCGTAGCGGAAGCGAGCGACCTTCATCGTCCCAACCTCTCGAACAACCGCGGTACGAGGACGCGCGCGTTTTCTCCCTCGATCGCGGGGCGTGCATGTGGCCAGCGATCGAGTTCCGGTGCAGGATCCGGGCCATCGGGAAGGGCCGCGTAAGGCCAATCGGTGCCGAAGACAATGCGTTCCGCGGGTAAAAGCCGGAACGTGGCTTCGAGCACGGCCGTGTAGTTGGACAGTGCTGTGTCGTAGAAGAGCGACCGCAACGTTTCGACAGGATCGCGTCGAAGGTGCCCGGCCAGGGACGGTTCGCGCTGCCGCACCGAAGCGATGCGATAGGCGAGGAAGGGTACCGTTCCGCCGAGGTGGGCGAACTGCCAGCGGATCGCGCCATAGCGCTCGAAGATACCGGAGAAGAGCAGCGAAACGATGGCACGGGTCGTCTCGAAGGGAAACTCGAGCACCCAGGGTGGGACGCCTGGTAGGGGGCCAGGATAGACCGGCATCGTCGGGTGCACGAAGACGTAGCAGCCCCGGGAGTCGAGGACAGCGAAGAGCGGTTCGAGTCGGGGATCACCGAGGTACATGGTGCCGGTGTTGGTCAGGAGTGTGACGCCATCGAGCTGCAAGTGGTCGAGCGCGTAGTCCAGCTCGACGAGCGCAGCCTCGATATCGGGAAGGGGCAGCGTCGCGAGTGCGGCGAAGCGTGCCGGGTAGCGCTGCACGAGTTCAGCCGCGAACTCGTTCACTACCCGTGCGAGTGCGCGCGCTTGCGCTCCGTCGCCGAAAAACACCCCGGGTGGCGGAAGAGAGACGACTGTGGCCGTGATACCGTACTGGTCCATGACAGCGAGCAGTTGCTCGACCGACCATGGTGGTACCGGCGTCGGCATACCGGCACGCTCGAGTGCTGCCCAGTAGGGCGGCGGTGCGATGTGCCCGTGAAGATCGATACGCACCATACCCTACTCCAGGATCGCGACGACACGGGCTGGTGCGGCGCTGCCGCCCACGATGCGCAGCGGGAAGCAGGCAACCGTGAAGCCGCGCGACGGCAGTGCCGCGAGGTTGCACAGTCGCTCGATCTGGGCATACGGGAGATCGACCTGGTGCGCTGCCCAGAGGATGCCAGGCTGTCGCTTCTCGAGCGCCTCGCGTGCCTGGAGATGGAGGGGGCGATCCCAGCCCCACGCGTCGATTCCCATGACGCGGATACCGCGCTCGTAGAGCCAGCGTGTCGCCTCGGGCGTCACTCCGGGGCCGCGGAGCCAGTAGTCGGGTTGACCGTAGAAAGCATCCCGACCTGTCTCGACCAGGACGATCTCCCCAGGGGCGAGCGTGTGGCCGATGCGGGAGAGTTCGGCCGCGATGTCCTCGACAGTGATGGCATCCCCGTCTGCCTTGCGGTGGAAGTCGAGCTTGACTCCAGGAGCGAAGAACCACTCGAGCGGCAGCTGGTCGATCGTCGGTGCCGGCTCGCCAGCGATGACCGAGTTGTAGTGCCATGGCGCGTCCACGTGCGTCGTACTGTGGGTGCCCATGAAGGTGATCGTCTCCCCAGCCGGCCCCTCGCCGTTGCGGAGTAGATTGCGATCGATGCCGAAAAGCTGCTCGAATTCGCGTGCACCGGCCTCGTGACCCGAGAACGTGATCGTCACCCGTTGGAAGGGTGGCACGTCCGGCGGTGTGTTCACGATCGGTGCCGATAGATCGACGAAGCGGGGCATCGCCTCCTCCTCTCGGCTGAGCCGGGGTTAGCGATACGGGTTCGGTTGCTGCGTATCGGCGACGAGGCCGAGGTCGGCTGCGAAGGCGGGATGCGTGGCGGGTGGGAAACACTCGAGCATCGAGTCGGGCATCGGCGTGTTCCGGAAGAAGATGTTGGAACCTTGCGATGGGCGCCAGCGAACAGGCTCCCAGTCGGGAACGTAATTCCGGGTCCCACCACTGTTGAGCTCTAACCGGAGCCCGCTCGGCTCGCGGAAGTAGAGGTAACTCTGCTCGCCCATCCCGTGGACACCGGGACCGAACTCGATGGCGTAGCCTGCCTCCAGGAGAAGGTCCGCGGCGCGAAAGAGTGCCTCGCGGGTGTCGACGTAGAACGACACATGGTTGAGCCGGCCGGGGATGGGTGACGTGTCCTTGACGAAGGCCAGGTCATGGTCCTTCTCGTTGGTGGTGACCATGGCGAAGACGATGAAGTCGGGGTCTTCCTCCAGACCGTTGTAGCACATGAACCGGAAACCGAGAGTATCGCGGAACCAGTGGGCATCACGCAGGACGTCGCTCGTGGCGACCGTGACATGGTCGAGATGACGCGGCTCGAGTCCTCCACCGCGGAATTTTTGGGGTCGCTCTGGGAAGGTCGAGGCCAGCTCGGGGGGAGCAGTATAGCGCTCGATCTCCCAGAGGATCTCGATCGTATGGCCACCGGGAGCGCGAAACCGGTAGGCGCGGCCATGGCCGAAATCTCCGTCGATCCATGCGCCCTGAATCCCGCTGGCCTCGATATTCCGGACGGCCTGCTCGAGGTCCTCTGGACTCCAGGCTCGCCAGGCAGCGTGCCCGAGGCCGGGGTAGTCGGCGGCAGTGAGAACGATGCTGTAGGTGTAGTGATCACCCCAGCAGCGCAGGTAGGCTCGGCCGTTCGTCTCGTGGACGACCGACAACCCGACGATCTCGGTGAAGAAGCGCCGCGAGGCGTGGTAATCGGGCGTCAGGAGTTCGACGTGGACCAGTTGTGCGAGCAGCGGGCGCGGCATGTTCGGCTCCTTTCGATCGAAAATAGCGCTCTGTTGCGAACCCTTCCGTCGGTCGAACCGATCGGCCCTCGCACCGGCGGAGCACGGTCGACTGATCGGGGTGACTGGCTGGCGCCTACCGTACCGACCTCATCGCGCATCATTCCGAGCCAGCGCACTATGCGTTCCTGGGCTGGTCGGCCGTTCATCGCTCCTCTCGCTCGCATCGAGGGCCAGCCACGGTCATGTGACATCATCACCGGCTCCAGTGCGGCTTGGGCACGAGGGGTGAGGCGGCAGCGACCTCGGGTGGCCAGACGACGAGGAATTCGAACGCATCGCGGTACCGCTGCCATTGGCCGACTTGCCAGCGGTGGAAGAAGATGTTCTCCTGGAACCGGACCGTGCCGATGATCGTATCGAACGATCCGGAAGCGATCTCGCGGATCAGGGCTTGTCGGTCGATCCGGCCGACCCGTTGCAGGGCTTGCTGGAGGACCTGCAGGGAGGCGTAGCAGATCGGACTGGCTGATCGATCCGGCTCCCGCCCGGTCTGTTCCTGATGGCGGCGGTAGTAGTCCACCAGGCCAGGTTGACGCGGGTCGACACCGCCGATTCCGATGATTCCTTCGATGTTGGTAGCGAACTGATCGCGGAAGACAGGAAGCGCGGGGCCGAGTGCGCTGATGTAGACGGGAGGATTGAAATCGAGCAGGATTGCGACCTGGGCCAAGGCGAAGGCATCGTTCGGGTAGCTGCAGGCGAGGAAGATAGCGGGCTGTCGCTGCTGGATCGTCGTGATGATCGGCTGAAAGTCGGTCGTGCCGGCGGGATAGCTCTCGTCGTAAACGAGCTCGAAGTTGCTTTTGGCCAGAGTGCGGCGTAAGGCAGCCGACAGCTCCAGACCGAAGGCGTCGTCGACCGCGATCAGGGCGACACGGCGGTCGATCGATCCTTGGCTCGCGAGGCCATCCAAGAGGCTGGTGAGGTTCTCGGCGGCCCAGCTGGATGTACCGAACGTAAAATAGCCGGGCCACTGCTTGGCCAGGTCGGGTGACTTGTCGCTCACGTCGGTCACCGCCAGCTGGGGGAAACCGAACTGGTGGAACAACGGCGCAGTCGCGAGGTTGATCGCAGTGCCGTACGGAGCGAGGAGGAGGTCGACCTTGTCCTCGTTGACGAGACGCTGGATGGCCTTGATCGCCTCTTCCGGGTTGCTCTGGTCGTCGTATTCGACGAACTCGATCGTATAGATCCCGTCGATGAGTTCCAACCCACCGGCGTCGTTCACGTCCTTGGCCCACAGCAGGTAGTTAGGGTAGACGATGATCGATGCGGCCGCGGCATAGGGGCCGGTCTTCGAGATCGCGAAGCCGACGCGCAGCGTCTTGTGGGGTTTCGTCACGACAGTAGCCGGCGTTCCCGTTTCCCGCATACCGGTCGGGGTCGCTGCTTGCCCCGCGGTCGTGGGTGTCGGGCGCACGGTCGGTGTCGGTTGGTTGGTACTGCAGGCAGCGAGGAGGCTGGAAACGAAGCCCGTTCCCGTTAACGCGAGAAAACGGCGCCGGCTGAACCGGAGAGCCATCACTCGACCCCTTTCGTCTCGTCGCCGAGCGACAGTGCGCTATCCTGCCGAGTCCCGATCGCCTGTCGCGCACTCAGACCGCGTCTCTGGCGCTGCTACGACACGTTTTTGTGTGCGATAGCGACGTCCGTCGACTGATGGTCATATTGTATACACTTGCTGTGTCTGCGTCAAGCAGTTAGGATTGGGTGCGGGGTGGACGATGGAGACGAACGATCACGGGACGAGCGTTCTCAGCGTACACGACGCGATCCGGTCAGCGATCCTGCGCGGTGCGCTGGAACCGGGTCGGGTCGTGAGCCAGCTGCAGCTGGCCCGCGAGCTCGGTGTCGGTCGCACACCGCTCCGCGAGGCGCTCCGGTTGCTGCAGCGCGAGGGACTGGTGACGCTCGAGCCCAACCGGAGAGTGCGGATCGCCCAACTGTCCGTTGCTGATGCCGAGGAAATCTACACGATGCGGATCACGCTCGAGGCGGTCGCGATCCGACTCACGATCCCCAACCTAACCGCGGAAGACTTCGCTGAGCTGGAGGGGCTGTATGCGCAAATGGACTATTTTACCCGGCTCAACGACGTCGAGCGGCTGAACGCCCCGCACCGAGCTTTCCACCTCGGTTTCGTTCGTGGCGCTGGACAGCGTTGGGTGGACTTGATCGGTCAGCTGTTCGATCACGCAGAGCGCTATCGCCTCCGTTTCGTGCGGATCTCTCCAGATGGCGGTGCGCCGCGTCAGGCCGAGCACCGCGCCATGCTCGATGCAGCGCTGGCTGGCGACGTCGAGCGCACGGTCACCTGTATGGCTCGGCACTATGCGCACACGGCGACCGTCGTGCTGTCCTCACTGCAGCCAGGGTATCGTTCGGCGCGTCTGGCGGCTGTCCTCGACATGGTGGCTCCCCAGGCGCGGATCGCCCAGTGAAGGGCTCGTGGGCGTGCTGGTTCTCACCGGCTACCCTGGCATCGGGGCGCGTGGAGGGTCGGGCGAGTGAGGTGTGTGGCCAGAGCTGCGAGGCCATCGACTCCTGGCACTCGACGCGCTGTACTCCCCGCATTTGCCAACCATCCGGAGCGTGCTTGCGCGGATTTCGGTCTCTCGGTACAGTTCGCCGCGTACGGCTCGGAAAAGGGGAAGGAGGTTGGGCGTGAGCGAGCGGGCGGTCGGCGCGGGGACACAGGTCGGTGAGAGCTGGCTCGAGCGGTTCTTCCACCTGCGCGAACTGGGTACCAATGTGCGTACGGAGGTGCTCGCCGGTTTCACGACCTTCATCGTGATGGCGTACATCATCTTCGTCAACCCGCAGATTCTCAGCACCCCCGATGTCCCGGACAAGCTCCCGATCTCGGCTGTCACGACGGCGACCGCACTCGTCGCTGGAGTGATGACCATCGCGATGGGCCTGGCCACCAACCGGGCCTACGCGATGGCGCCTGGAATGGGGCTCAACGCGGTGGTCGCCTTTCAGCTCATGGGCGCACTGGGCCTGACGGCCGCCGAAGCGATGGGGGTGATCGTCGCCGAGGGGATCGTGATCACGGTCCTCGTGCTGCTCGGCATCCGTCGCTACGTGATGGAGGCGATCCCGCTCGAGCTCAAGCAGGCGATTTCGGTCGGTATCGGTCTCTTCATTCTCTTCATCGGGTTGGTCAACGGCGGGATCGTGGTAGCCGATCCGGCGACGCTCGTCCGGCTCGGTGACTTGCGCGGCGTCCCCGTCTTCGTGACCGGGGTGGGGCTCCTGATCACCCTCTTTCTCCTGGCACGCGGTGTGCGCGGCGCGTTGCTTTTGGGCATCTTGCTGACGACGGTCGTGGCCATCATCGCACGTGCGGTCACCGGGACGGAGGCGTTCCCACCGGGTGTGGCGCAGCTCCCGACCCAGTGGATCGCAGTACCCGACTTCAGCCGGATCGGCGACTTCAGTTTCGGCTTCATCACCAAGCTCGGTGTGTTGACCGCTCTTCTGGTCGTCTTCTCGATCATGCTCGCCGACTTTTTCGACACGATGGGGACGTTGATCGGAGTCGGTCGCCAGGCCGGCTACCTCAACGAGCGCGGTGAGTTCCCCCAGGCCCAGCGTGCGCTCCTCGTCGATTCGCTCGGTGCCGTGATGGGTGGCGTCTGCAGCGCCTCGTCGGCGACGACCTACATCGAGTCGGCGGCTGGAATCAGCGTGGGGGGCCGGAGCGGGCTGGTCTCCGTCGTGACCGGTATCCTGTTCCTCCTGTCGATGCCCTTCTGGCCGGTCGTCGGGATCGTTCCCGCGCAGGCGACAGCGCCAGCACTCATCATCGTCGGGTGGATGATGATGGGCGTGCT from Thermomicrobium sp. 4228-Ro includes the following:
- a CDS encoding FAD-dependent monooxygenase, producing the protein MRLGRVLIVGGGIAGMCTALALRERGIAMEIDIAEINPKWDVYGAGILLAANALRALDTIGLADRVIAGGYPSPSTILFAPNGARIGELVTPPIAGTSYPSILGIARPVLHRILQAAIREAAVSVTLGITVDRIEQAGDHVVVQFSDGRQATYDLVVGADGLRSRVRHLAFPEVPPPRYEDQMVWRYAFPFRAEGLDASWIYLGDPKVGVAPMAQDAMYIFITEGAPGKPLRYPEEQLAEEMRKRLDGYRHVPALAALAEAMTDPARVVLRPFETILVPKPWHRGQIVLVGDAAHTLTAHTAQGGAMAIEDAVVLAEELDRHSDLEAALTAYVERRFDRVRRMWEYSLELCLLERTHDPRAPIESPKLMAAATELAAQPT
- a CDS encoding fumarylacetoacetate hydrolase family protein — protein: MKVARFRYETPDGPEVRIAVASTLVPERWIDVRRFARLQAERRGATRDAAQRLARLLVPESLSQAFEYGEAFLDILREASRDTSGDALLPPGGQLVAPLDPTMYRDFVSFERHFVNMARVTGKPVAPVLYELPVHYIGNHHTVVGPDAEVPWPPYAHSGMDYELELGLVIGKTGRDVDPEHALDLVFGLTILNDFTARDIQAREMESRLGPPKAKSFCTAIGPVIVTLDELPSLDLRMIARVNGVVWSEGQSGTMLWSIAELVAWASTGELLPAGALLGSGTVGFGSGAELGRELQPGDTVELEVEGIGTLRNRIGHPTRAGWLPTPKKRRDHDME
- a CDS encoding cyclase family protein, encoding MPRFVDLSAPIVNTPPDVPPFQRVTITFSGHEAGAREFEQLFGIDRNLLRNGEGPAGETITFMGTHSTTHVDAPWHYNSVIAGEPAPTIDQLPLEWFFAPGVKLDFHRKADGDAITVEDIAAELSRIGHTLAPGEIVLVETGRDAFYGQPDYWLRGPGVTPEATRWLYERGIRVMGIDAWGWDRPLHLQAREALEKRQPGILWAAHQVDLPYAQIERLCNLAALPSRGFTVACFPLRIVGGSAAPARVVAILE
- a CDS encoding amino acid ABC transporter substrate-binding protein; this encodes MALRFSRRRFLALTGTGFVSSLLAACSTNQPTPTVRPTPTTAGQAATPTGMRETGTPATVVTKPHKTLRVGFAISKTGPYAAAASIIVYPNYLLWAKDVNDAGGLELIDGIYTIEFVEYDDQSNPEEAIKAIQRLVNEDKVDLLLAPYGTAINLATAPLFHQFGFPQLAVTDVSDKSPDLAKQWPGYFTFGTSSWAAENLTSLLDGLASQGSIDRRVALIAVDDAFGLELSAALRRTLAKSNFELVYDESYPAGTTDFQPIITTIQQRQPAIFLACSYPNDAFALAQVAILLDFNPPVYISALGPALPVFRDQFATNIEGIIGIGGVDPRQPGLVDYYRRHQEQTGREPDRSASPICYASLQVLQQALQRVGRIDRQALIREIASGSFDTIIGTVRFQENIFFHRWQVGQWQRYRDAFEFLVVWPPEVAAASPLVPKPHWSR
- a CDS encoding methyl-accepting chemotaxis protein, coding for MSAGSIGNGNLGTMHSMRTRERVGMLDGNGVDEANWVAALDELAVALARGDLLAAEQAVMHLPPAMQTQWSGVVAAWRDRIAELLVAASGAVAEGLRPVRAADEFSRAFREQKEQLSQAASVARELARAVELVFGSVGQVSDAARGAAERAEAGIGRVDEALRALADVARSVSELQNRIEELSKAVNPITQVLGTIATIAKQTNLLALNAAIEAARAGEHGRGFAVVAEEVRRLAVSTQEAVAGIREQVQALSEGMQRVGEAMGVVAEQVENGALVAAGGQEALASIRKSIDAIVAPLHDIASAAEEQAQSVSQLARNVESVAELAESVGKRADELTVGVIEQMQRLRAMRELIAQTTLTLSDAQLVQVAKADHLLWVQRLLAMLHGKEQLQPEQVADWTACRLGRWYYGRGRERYGHSSVYRQLEQPHQRLHQTAAEAVRAWNRGDRERARELVEEVRRISKDIVSLLEALRTA
- a CDS encoding VOC family protein, translating into MPRPLLAQLVHVELLTPDYHASRRFFTEIVGLSVVHETNGRAYLRCWGDHYTYSIVLTAADYPGLGHAAWRAWSPEDLEQAVRNIEASGIQGAWIDGDFGHGRAYRFRAPGGHTIEILWEIERYTAPPELASTFPERPQKFRGGGLEPRHLDHVTVATSDVLRDAHWFRDTLGFRFMCYNGLEEDPDFIVFAMVTTNEKDHDLAFVKDTSPIPGRLNHVSFYVDTREALFRAADLLLEAGYAIEFGPGVHGMGEQSYLYFREPSGLRLELNSGGTRNYVPDWEPVRWRPSQGSNIFFRNTPMPDSMLECFPPATHPAFAADLGLVADTQQPNPYR
- a CDS encoding fumarylacetoacetate hydrolase family protein: MTEPSFRLGTFRAAGSPPFAGLVLDDKVIAVTALEPLCASLGQPLREPHSVLGLLDHWPQNLEALLAAVEVIRAGKDADLPFLPVSALQVLPPVYLPRQIFCSGANYKRHVVELVVAQSGPHVAHLKPEERYEWAWRMMDERAEHGKPFVFLKAPSTVIGPYETLFLPPESTQVDWELELGVIIGRPARRVPRERALEYVAGYVIVNDITARDLVYRPDIPEMGMDWLAAKCAPGFLPMGPYLTPAPFVPDPQKLTLTLTLNGEVMQHESTSDMIFDVARLIEYISRHVQLLPGDLICTGSPAGNGAHYNRYLRPGDVLEGTVTGLGTQRITCAAERDLDPVDLDRSANRPAVQRGKE
- a CDS encoding amidohydrolase family protein, which translates into the protein MVRIDLHGHIAPPPYWAALERAGMPTPVPPWSVEQLLAVMDQYGITATVVSLPPPGVFFGDGAQARALARVVNEFAAELVQRYPARFAALATLPLPDIEAALVELDYALDHLQLDGVTLLTNTGTMYLGDPRLEPLFAVLDSRGCYVFVHPTMPVYPGPLPGVPPWVLEFPFETTRAIVSLLFSGIFERYGAIRWQFAHLGGTVPFLAYRIASVRQREPSLAGHLRRDPVETLRSLFYDTALSNYTAVLEATFRLLPAERIVFGTDWPYAALPDGPDPAPELDRWPHARPAIEGENARVLVPRLFERLGR
- a CDS encoding GntR family transcriptional regulator, which gives rise to METNDHGTSVLSVHDAIRSAILRGALEPGRVVSQLQLARELGVGRTPLREALRLLQREGLVTLEPNRRVRIAQLSVADAEEIYTMRITLEAVAIRLTIPNLTAEDFAELEGLYAQMDYFTRLNDVERLNAPHRAFHLGFVRGAGQRWVDLIGQLFDHAERYRLRFVRISPDGGAPRQAEHRAMLDAALAGDVERTVTCMARHYAHTATVVLSSLQPGYRSARLAAVLDMVAPQARIAQ